The sequence TATGCCTTACTTTAAATAGGGAATTGGCACCATCCTAAGAGAGAAATAAGAGCGAGAAGGGGATGTGTATTGAAGTCCATAGTGAGGTCTGCCACACGCAGAGTTGAGGAGGAGTTACGGGAGATCCCCCAAAAGGTCTCCCCAGAAGATTCTGCTCTGAAGGACTTCGTGGAGAGAGTTAAAGCTAGGATAGTAATAATGGGCGTGGGTGGAGCCGGGAGTAATACTATCACCAGACTGAATGCGATAGGTGTCGATTCTGTGGAGACAGTGGCCGTCAACACAGATGCCCAGCACCTCCTGACCACGATTGCCGATAGGAAATTCCTATTAGGTAAAGAGCTATGCGGCGGGAACGGATCAGGTGGTGACCCGCACATAGGTGAAGAGGCCGCTAGGGAGAGCATGGAGGAGCTGGAGCAGTTCTTCAGGGGTACTGACGTACTCTTCATAATGGCCGGACTGGGAGGGGGGACCGGCACAGGCGCCTCCCCTGTGATAGCTGAGGTCGGGAAGAGAGTAGGAGCCGTGGTGGTTTCCGTCGTTACACTACCATTCTCGGCGGAAGGAACCAAGAAGAAGGAGATAGCGATGAAGGGGCTCGCCAAACTGGCGGAATCCTCAGACACGATAGTGGTGGTTAACAACGATAGGATATTGGATATAGCGAAGGAGCTTCCTCTGCACCAAGCGTTCTTCATTTCGGACGAAATCGTAGCTAGGGCCGTCAAGGGCATGGTTGAGCTTGTGATGAAGCCCGGTCTGATAAATGTAGACTTGGCCGACCTCAGGAACGTCTTAGAGAATGGGGGTCCGGCGGTTCTCTCATTCGGAGAGAGCGATGGGGAGAATAGGGCAATAGAGGCCGTTGAGGATGCTCTAGGTAACCCCCTGCTCGAGGCTGATATCTCAGGCGGTAAGGCGGCCATCATAAATATCACCTCGGGTCCGGACTTCTCCCTCGAGGAGATGGAACAGATCGTGGAGACCATAGTGGGATCCTTGGACCCGACCGCCAATGTCATATGGGGGGCTAGGATAGACGAGTCCCTAAAGGGAGTGGTCCAAGTCCTCTTGGTGGTCACCGGAGTAGCATCTCCCAGTGTTGAGGCTGCCCTCCAAGGTGAGATCACCGAGGCGACCGCTGAGAGGGCCACTAGGGTAAGAGCAGAGAGGCCCACGGCCCCGAGGAGGGTGGTCTCCGATAGGAGGACTGTACCTCTAGCTAGAGAGGTAAGGGGACCGGAAAGGGACTTAGGCCTGGATGAGCTGTGAGGGGATGTCCTATGCCCAGAAAGAAGGATCAGAGAGGTAAACAGCCCACCAAAAGCAGGTCTGGACTGCGAGATTACATAGTCCAGACGCTCAAGGTCGCGGAGAAACCGGGCTGGGAAGAGGTGTGGAGCACGTTCAAGGTGACCGTAACGGGTTTCCTTATAGTCGGTGTGATAGGCTTCCTGTTCCAGCTGACGGCGCTATACCTAGTGGGTGGCTAGGATGGAGAGCCAACAATCCCAGGCACTCTTTTTTCCAGTTAGAATAGTTTCAGGAAAGGAAATAAATATAATACGCCTACTCATGGCGAGGGTATCCTCCACAGGAGCCAAGGTAAGGTCCATTCTCTTCATACCGAAGTTCAAGGGGTATCTGTTCATCGAGTCGGACAGGGAGTACGAGGTTAGGAGGTTAATTAGGGGCCTTACCAAGGTTAAACTCGCATCAACGAGCCCCATTCCACTCCAAGAGATAGAGAACTTGATTGCCTCCGAAACGGCTGCTATAGAGATAGAGCCCGGGGATATAGTGAAGATTATTAAAGGGAATTTCAAAGGCTACAGGGCCGTCGTGCTCTCGGTCCCTGAGGGTGGCAGGGGCAAGATGCTCACCCTGAAGTTGTTGGACATAGACAGGGACTGGGAGATAAAAATGCCCCTAACAAACGTGAAGCTGGTAGAGAAGAAGGGAGAAGAGGCCGAGGGAGGTGCTCAAAGTGCCTAAGAAGGTAGTTAAGGTTATGATAGAGGGTGGAAAGGCCACACCCGGTCCTCCGCTGGGTCCTGCGCTGGGAGGCTTGGGTCTCAACATGGGACTCGTGGTCAAGGAGATAAACGATAAGACCAAGGAGTACGCTGGCATGAAGGTTCCGGTGGAGATAGAGATCGACCTAGAGACTAAGGAGTTCGAAGTCAGGGTAGGAACTCCCCCTACCTCCATGCTCATCCTCAGGGAATTGGGAGCGGAGAAGGGATCTTCCGATCCGGGCTCCAAGAGGATTGGAGACCTCAAGATGGAACAGGTGGTGAAGATAGCTAGGACAAAGCTAGAGAACGCTAATACGAGTGATCTCAAAAAGGTGGTGAAGCAAGTATTGGGGACGGCTCTATCTATGGGCGTGACCGTGGAAGGGAAGAACCCCCGTGAGATTCAGAGAGAAA is a genomic window of Thermoproteota archaeon containing:
- a CDS encoding 50S ribosomal protein L11; this translates as MPKKVVKVMIEGGKATPGPPLGPALGGLGLNMGLVVKEINDKTKEYAGMKVPVEIEIDLETKEFEVRVGTPPTSMLILRELGAEKGSSDPGSKRIGDLKMEQVVKIARTKLENANTSDLKKVVKQVLGTALSMGVTVEGKNPREIQREIDSGVWDEVVGG
- a CDS encoding protein translocase SEC61 complex subunit gamma, which translates into the protein MPRKKDQRGKQPTKSRSGLRDYIVQTLKVAEKPGWEEVWSTFKVTVTGFLIVGVIGFLFQLTALYLVGG
- a CDS encoding transcription elongation factor Spt5, producing the protein MESQQSQALFFPVRIVSGKEINIIRLLMARVSSTGAKVRSILFIPKFKGYLFIESDREYEVRRLIRGLTKVKLASTSPIPLQEIENLIASETAAIEIEPGDIVKIIKGNFKGYRAVVLSVPEGGRGKMLTLKLLDIDRDWEIKMPLTNVKLVEKKGEEAEGGAQSA
- the ftsZ gene encoding cell division protein FtsZ is translated as MKSIVRSATRRVEEELREIPQKVSPEDSALKDFVERVKARIVIMGVGGAGSNTITRLNAIGVDSVETVAVNTDAQHLLTTIADRKFLLGKELCGGNGSGGDPHIGEEAARESMEELEQFFRGTDVLFIMAGLGGGTGTGASPVIAEVGKRVGAVVVSVVTLPFSAEGTKKKEIAMKGLAKLAESSDTIVVVNNDRILDIAKELPLHQAFFISDEIVARAVKGMVELVMKPGLINVDLADLRNVLENGGPAVLSFGESDGENRAIEAVEDALGNPLLEADISGGKAAIINITSGPDFSLEEMEQIVETIVGSLDPTANVIWGARIDESLKGVVQVLLVVTGVASPSVEAALQGEITEATAERATRVRAERPTAPRRVVSDRRTVPLAREVRGPERDLGLDEL